The Vicinamibacterales bacterium genome has a segment encoding these proteins:
- a CDS encoding fumarylacetoacetate hydrolase family protein — protein MPISGAKSHNGFAVLGPAIVPKDEVGDAQTLDIKLWVNGELRPNYNTSDAAHSIAESIAWATAITPVEPGDVLYMGTNHQGLGAMQDGDHIEMEISRVGRLTINVTDPLKRRWPRGVDEATAEGVRTGSGGPGSKSRPLP, from the coding sequence ATGCCGATCTCGGGCGCCAAGTCCCACAACGGCTTCGCGGTGCTCGGCCCCGCCATCGTCCCCAAGGACGAAGTCGGCGACGCGCAGACCCTCGACATCAAGCTCTGGGTCAACGGCGAGCTGCGCCCCAACTACAACACCAGCGATGCGGCGCATTCGATCGCCGAGTCAATCGCCTGGGCCACGGCGATCACGCCGGTCGAGCCGGGCGACGTGCTCTACATGGGCACCAACCACCAGGGCCTGGGCGCGATGCAGGACGGCGACCATATCGAGATGGAGATCAGCCGCGTCGGGCGCCTGACCATCAACGTCACGGACCCGCTGAAGCGCCGCTGGCCGCGCGGTGTGGACGAGGCCACGGCCGAGGGGGTGCGAACCGGCAGCGGTGGCCCGGGCTCGAAGTCACGGCCCTTGCCGTAG
- a CDS encoding Xaa-Pro peptidase family protein produces the protein MLSRRAMLRLGPLGVGLGWSAPARAQRRAATPSGPLPPSIAALPSMKERARPFTNAERLARIEKARRLMAAEKIDAILMTGGSSPLYFANVSFGGGERLWALVIPAKGEPFLVCPAFEETRARELLTDSPFGANTDVRTWQEDESPFQRVAAGLKDRGIASGRLGVEETVKFVFADSIAQAAPALRVVSALPITAGCRMIKDAHEVECLRLAGEATLAVYKAVYESLKEGMTQADVSGLIQAGYARVGFSGFASLNVGEYTASPHGSRTPQTIREGTILMVDDGCRVEGYTSDITRTFVLGTPTAKMRQVFDIVRRAQQAALAAARPGVPNEAVDAAARQVLTDAGYGPGFKYLTHRVGHGLGMDMHEWPYLVKHNMYGWPVDPTLQPGMVFSDEPGIYIPGEFGIRLEDDMHITESGAELLTPTSPSLEQPFGTSQGSSGR, from the coding sequence ATGCTGTCACGACGTGCGATGCTGCGGTTGGGGCCACTTGGAGTCGGACTGGGCTGGTCCGCACCCGCGCGGGCTCAGCGCCGCGCGGCCACGCCCTCGGGACCGCTGCCGCCGTCGATCGCGGCGCTCCCGTCGATGAAGGAGCGGGCCCGCCCGTTCACCAACGCTGAGCGCCTGGCGCGCATCGAGAAAGCCCGGCGGCTGATGGCGGCCGAGAAGATCGACGCCATCCTGATGACGGGCGGCAGTTCGCCGTTGTACTTCGCCAACGTGTCGTTCGGCGGCGGCGAGCGGCTGTGGGCGCTCGTCATTCCCGCCAAGGGCGAGCCGTTCCTGGTGTGCCCGGCCTTCGAGGAGACGCGGGCGCGCGAGCTGCTCACCGACAGCCCGTTCGGGGCCAACACCGACGTGCGCACGTGGCAGGAGGACGAGAGCCCCTTCCAGCGCGTCGCTGCCGGCCTGAAGGACCGCGGCATCGCCTCGGGCCGCCTCGGCGTCGAGGAGACCGTCAAGTTCGTGTTCGCCGACAGCATCGCCCAGGCGGCCCCGGCACTGCGGGTGGTCTCGGCCCTGCCGATCACGGCCGGCTGTCGCATGATCAAGGACGCGCACGAGGTCGAGTGCCTGCGGCTGGCCGGCGAAGCCACGCTGGCCGTGTACAAGGCCGTCTACGAGTCGCTCAAGGAGGGCATGACACAGGCCGACGTCAGCGGCCTCATCCAGGCCGGCTACGCCCGTGTCGGCTTCAGCGGCTTCGCCAGCCTCAACGTCGGCGAGTACACGGCGTCGCCGCACGGCTCGCGCACGCCGCAGACCATCCGCGAAGGCACCATCCTGATGGTTGACGACGGCTGCAGGGTGGAGGGCTACACGTCCGACATCACCCGCACCTTCGTGCTCGGCACGCCCACGGCGAAGATGCGTCAGGTGTTCGACATCGTGCGCCGGGCGCAACAGGCGGCGCTGGCCGCGGCCAGGCCGGGCGTGCCCAACGAAGCGGTGGACGCCGCCGCCCGCCAGGTGCTGACCGACGCCGGCTACGGCCCCGGATTCAAGTACCTCACCCACCGCGTGGGCCATGGCCTCGGGATGGACATGCACGAGTGGCCGTATCTGGTGAAGCACAACATGTACGGCTGGCCGGTCGACCCGACGCTGCAGCCCGGGATGGTTTTCAGCGACGAGCCCGGCATCTACATCCCGGGGGAATTCGGGATTCGGCTCGAGGACGACATGCACATCACCGAGTCTGGCGCGGAGCTGCTGACGCCGACGAGTCCGTCGCTCGAGCAGCCGTTCGGCACGTCGCAGGGCTCGTCAGGACGGTAG
- a CDS encoding SRPBCC domain-containing protein: MEREHVSRASIEIAASNADVWDALVTPATAKRYFFGAEVRSDWKAGSPITFTGSFDGTSYHEKGTILQCQPGRLLQYSHWSDLEQLPDLQENYRHWTFRIEPAGPGVVLSVVEDNIPDETKRARSDEFWSGVLTTIKRIVETR, encoded by the coding sequence ATGGAAAGAGAACACGTATCGAGAGCATCCATCGAGATTGCCGCGTCGAACGCGGATGTCTGGGATGCCCTGGTCACTCCGGCCACCGCCAAGAGGTACTTCTTCGGCGCTGAGGTCCGCTCGGACTGGAAAGCAGGAAGCCCCATCACGTTCACGGGATCCTTCGACGGCACCTCCTATCACGAGAAGGGCACCATCCTGCAATGCCAGCCTGGGAGGCTCCTGCAATACAGCCACTGGAGCGATCTGGAGCAGTTGCCGGATCTCCAGGAGAACTACCGACACTGGACGTTCCGCATCGAGCCGGCAGGCCCTGGTGTCGTCCTGTCGGTTGTCGAGGACAACATTCCGGATGAAACCAAACGGGCGCGTTCCGACGAGTTCTGGTCGGGTGTGCTGACAACGATCAAGCGGATCGTCGAGACGCGATAG
- a CDS encoding creatininase family protein, whose translation MPKSASVAALLVLLALPHGVHAQSTSVFIEDLTWEEVAAALKAGKTTALIYTGGAEQNGPHLAFGKHNAVARYLSERIARELGNALVYPVLPYSPNGDPSKKEGQFAFPGTSGLTDETYGMVLRDLVLGAATAGFRDIILIGDHGGGQDVLKQTAATLDARLNASGARVFYCDDLYFKSRDEFSQYLKDHKVIGEGHAGVEDTSAILYVKPEWVRKNKIAAKDPAKGVEGDPRNGTAELGKVQQDLKVKVAVAQIRAQVASHHDK comes from the coding sequence ATGCCGAAGTCCGCGTCGGTTGCCGCCCTGTTGGTCCTGCTGGCTCTTCCGCACGGTGTCCACGCCCAGTCCACATCGGTGTTCATCGAGGATCTGACCTGGGAAGAAGTCGCGGCAGCGCTGAAGGCCGGCAAGACCACCGCGCTCATCTACACCGGAGGGGCCGAACAGAACGGCCCCCATCTGGCGTTCGGCAAGCACAACGCCGTGGCGCGCTATCTCTCGGAGCGCATCGCGAGGGAACTCGGCAATGCGCTGGTGTATCCGGTGCTTCCCTATTCACCCAACGGCGACCCGTCGAAGAAAGAGGGCCAGTTCGCGTTCCCCGGAACCAGCGGCCTCACCGACGAGACCTACGGCATGGTCCTGCGCGACCTCGTGCTGGGCGCCGCCACTGCCGGCTTCCGGGACATCATCCTGATTGGGGACCATGGCGGCGGGCAGGATGTGCTGAAGCAGACGGCCGCCACGCTCGATGCCAGGTTGAACGCCTCCGGCGCGCGGGTGTTCTACTGCGACGATTTGTATTTCAAGTCCCGTGACGAGTTTTCCCAGTACCTGAAGGACCACAAAGTGATCGGGGAAGGCCATGCGGGCGTGGAAGACACCTCGGCGATCCTGTACGTGAAGCCCGAATGGGTCCGGAAGAACAAGATTGCGGCCAAGGATCCCGCGAAAGGCGTCGAGGGGGACCCGCGGAACGGCACGGCGGAGCTCGGCAAGGTGCAGCAGGATCTGAAGGTCAAGGTGGCCGTGGCCCAGATCCGGGCGCAAGTCGCCAGCCATCACGACAAATAA
- a CDS encoding carboxypeptidase-like regulatory domain-containing protein, with product MRRIVWVLLASAIATATLVRPASACTCVARGAPCQGLWASNGTPADVFEATVASLEETTLTAADAGAATYLVGTKRITAHLTDVRGRLGRTTTTVFTSSDTCAFPFQVGRRYLIHTSITPTGASVSLCSFSADIASAAPTLAFLDSLAREGPGATVSGQVRLRLGLLAHDSRNRAIDGIRVTLSGAVTRSVVTGADGAFAFDALQPGEYFLRAAEDESRALVPIPSSSFTFAHAHACRTETLEMAFTSLVDGTLRDLKGTPLPGMAVELRNADLTGRPMYVRRSDEERKRPAPLAPADSIKDLTSASGRFAFRGAPPGRYVIGVNLDASAEDGPLAPSYLTGRDGQRVVVTLAIGEHRTVGPLAARTRDCHLQAPSSRPTGRRSPTPRSAPRRSAGTPGCRSPSTGRRTAKAGSRCCWRPASATASRPSIAHTIAFGWKPRPATPPCAWSLHPTRSAARRRRASRQWHLCQVPPGVTNSAGYLMLHLDGNLREFVYWRGPPARRRASCYLS from the coding sequence ATGAGACGGATTGTCTGGGTCCTGCTCGCCAGCGCGATCGCCACGGCCACGCTGGTGCGTCCCGCCTCCGCGTGCACCTGCGTCGCTCGGGGCGCACCCTGCCAGGGCCTGTGGGCGTCGAACGGCACGCCAGCGGACGTCTTCGAAGCGACGGTGGCGTCGCTCGAAGAGACCACGCTCACCGCCGCCGACGCCGGCGCAGCCACCTACCTGGTGGGCACCAAGCGGATCACGGCGCATCTCACCGACGTGCGGGGACGCCTGGGCCGCACCACCACGACGGTGTTCACGAGCAGTGACACCTGCGCCTTCCCGTTCCAGGTCGGGCGGCGCTACCTGATCCATACGTCCATCACACCAACTGGCGCCTCGGTGAGCCTGTGCTCGTTCAGCGCCGACATCGCGTCGGCGGCACCCACGCTGGCCTTCCTCGACAGCCTCGCCCGCGAAGGGCCCGGCGCGACCGTGTCCGGACAGGTCCGGCTGCGACTCGGGCTCCTGGCCCACGACTCGCGCAATCGCGCGATCGACGGCATCCGTGTGACCTTGAGCGGGGCCGTGACCAGGTCCGTGGTCACTGGTGCGGACGGCGCTTTCGCCTTCGACGCCCTCCAGCCTGGCGAGTACTTCCTCAGGGCTGCCGAGGACGAGTCCCGGGCACTGGTGCCGATCCCTTCGTCGAGCTTCACGTTCGCCCATGCACACGCGTGCCGCACCGAAACGCTGGAGATGGCCTTCACGTCATTGGTGGACGGCACGCTTCGGGATCTCAAGGGCACACCCCTCCCGGGCATGGCCGTGGAGCTGCGGAACGCCGACCTGACCGGCCGGCCGATGTACGTCCGGAGGTCGGACGAAGAACGAAAGCGGCCGGCGCCATTGGCGCCCGCCGACTCGATCAAGGACCTGACCTCGGCATCAGGACGGTTCGCTTTCAGGGGCGCGCCGCCGGGTCGGTACGTCATCGGCGTCAACCTGGATGCGTCAGCGGAGGACGGCCCCCTCGCGCCCTCCTACCTGACCGGTCGCGACGGCCAACGAGTCGTCGTGACGCTGGCCATCGGCGAGCATCGAACGGTTGGCCCTCTGGCCGCTCGCACGCGCGACTGCCACTTGCAGGCACCGTCGTCGCGGCCGACGGGACGCCGGTCGCCGACGCCTCGCTCAGCGCCTCGGCGCTCAGCGGGCACTCCTGGATGCCGGAGTCCGTCTACGGGCAGACGGACGGCGAAGGCCGGTTCACGTTGCTGCTGGCGCCCGGCGTCCGCTACCGCGTCGAGGCCGTCGATCGCGCATACCATCGCGTTCGGGTGGAAGCCGAGGCCGGCGACACCGCCATGCGCCTGGTCCTTACACCCGACCCGTAGCGCGGCGCGCCGGCGGCGAGCGTCACGGCAGTGGCACCTGTGCCAGGTGCCGCCCGGTGTCACCAACTCGGCCGGCTACCTGATGCTGCACCTCGACGGCAACCTGCGCGAGTTCGTGTATTGGCGAGGGCCACCTGCGCGGCGCCGGGCATCGTGTTATTTGTCGTGA